GAACCGCAGGCCAGGAGGAGTTCGCCCCCCTCGGCCATGAGACCGGTGGTCATATCCACCATGTTGTTCAATTGTCCGGCGGGGTCACCGGCAAGCCGCATTCTCCTCAGTGCGGACGTTCTTCCGGAGACAAATCCAATACCGATAGCCTCTCCCTCGCCGCAGTAAAGGATGCCTCCATCCACGATTCCGCCGAAAGCGGACGCAGCGGCCAATCCGATGGCGTCGGTCTGAATCGCCGCCGGGGAAACACCTGCCGGCAAAATTCTTAAAACCTCCCGGACCAGTTCCCGATCGCAGGCGATGGCCACACCCTCGCATCCATGCTTTTTTATGGTAAAAGGAATAAAATCAGAAACCGATTCATCGGACGAGATGGGGATTTCACCCTCCAGCTCCGAAGGGAGGACCTGGCTGACCCGTCGGCGCCCGGCGAACGGGAAGGAAAGGGTCCGGTGAAATGTGAGAACATCAGGGACCCCGAGGACGATCCTCTCCGTAGAAAATCCGTTTTCCACGACAAGCCTCAGGGCTGAGGCCCAGCGGTCGTAGAGCGTCTCCCCTTCCCCCGGAAAAGCAGCGGCACGGCTCAGTGAAACTCCTCTCAGATTAGCGGAAAGTTCAACTGCCGTAACGTCTCCGCCTTCATTAAGGGCTATGCCTGTGCCGGTTTGAGTAAACATTTCCATGAGCGGTAAAGTTATCAGAACCCCCTGTAGTACACAAGGCTGACATGTTTCCCCTGCCTGGCGAAGATGCCGACCGCTGTGCTGGAAGACCTCTCTGTCTCTCCGGTTATAACGGCGGAAAAATGGCTGCTGTTTACGTCAATCAGCGTTAAAACCTGATTGTAGAGGTCCTCGTGAAAATCCGCCACCCTCTCTTTCAGTTCGTTGGTTGTCGTAAACGGGGCATCGGATCGGACCGAAACGATCTCATCGGCAAGTTCCCGGTCAATTATGTAGTCAACTCCCTCAACCCCCTTCGGGGTCAGGGCCATGAGGACCTCCGCCGGTGCGGTATTGATATTTATCTTCCCGTTCTGCCCCCCGTATATGGTGACAAATCTTCTCAAAGGGGGAATCTTCCCCTCACCGCGGTTAAGGAGTGCGTCGCCGACCCCCCTGACAAGGGCCAGCTCACCCACTGTCCGAAGCCTTTCATTGGGGCAGGCATAGGGTACGGACAGGTCTGAATAGTACTGGTCCTCGGCCCCATTTTCCAGGACGATGTTGTCCTCGTCCATCCAGTCGGTAAGGCCGGCGACGATTTCGTCCGCACGGCTCTCTGAAATACCGAGAGATGTCAGCAGGGACCAGAGGCGGCCGGCCGCTTTTGCCGTCGCCCCATCGGTCTCGCCGTCATTGTTGACCAGCGTGTTAAGGTTCAGTTTCCCCTCCTCGTCTTCGACCCTGCCGCTTACCCAACCGAGATCAGCGACGGGTATTGTGCCGGCCGAATTGGCGGCCGCCCAATCGTCACTGAATGAATCGACACCGGTGTCGTCCTTCTCCAGAGCGGCCTGTACCAGGGCAAGGCCCGAACGGGCGATATATTCGGTCTGAAGCTCATAGGCGGCATTATAGGCTATATCCTCAAACAGATTCACCCCCGCCCTCGTATCCAGCACCACCACGGAGAGGAGGAGCACCGCCACAATGGCCATAAGAAGGGCAACGCCCCGCTCTCCCCCCGAAGCCCGTTTCGATGCCATGGCGCTGCTCATGGCATCTTATTCCGGCAGGTAGACAACCACATGGTAGGACTCTTCCCTGGTGCCTTCCATCCACTTTATCGTAAGGCTGATCTCCCTGGCCCCGGAAAATTCCGCATCGGAG
This genomic stretch from bacterium BMS3Abin14 harbors:
- the gspK gene encoding putative type II secretion system protein K, which produces MSSAMASKRASGGERGVALLMAIVAVLLLSVVVLDTRAGVNLFEDIAYNAAYELQTEYIARSGLALVQAALEKDDTGVDSFSDDWAAANSAGTIPVADLGWVSGRVEDEEGKLNLNTLVNNDGETDGATAKAAGRLWSLLTSLGISESRADEIVAGLTDWMDEDNIVLENGAEDQYYSDLSVPYACPNERLRTVGELALVRGVGDALLNRGEGKIPPLRRFVTIYGGQNGKININTAPAEVLMALTPKGVEGVDYIIDRELADEIVSVRSDAPFTTTNELKERVADFHEDLYNQVLTLIDVNSSHFSAVITGETERSSSTAVGIFARQGKHVSLVYYRGF